The Pieris rapae chromosome 16, ilPieRapa1.1, whole genome shotgun sequence genome includes a region encoding these proteins:
- the LOC111003219 gene encoding uncharacterized protein LOC111003219 isoform X1, with protein sequence MSATSEYEPVARQNYGPTTSSDSIFEHILESKVITKMDVPSIRTPVLRAIPLSSNDGDPEPDSTNHESIIKSAHKEENKEVNYDTNQKRCEEEMSVDSLPRIVRIEEANLENVGHIAYPILQDDDTANVNFVENATTIIQAPLNSAIVQNVTKLPQNFTINMDGAVGNIASIQNVTQDVTGSQTLWLPTILATSAPTNIKNEEDRPASVSQIIITSESYMTDPSPRRANIIEANYSNRPKNSKVQILSNISLPKNSNYTQQYIAQTKDITTQVYGTQNHVYKLSANVVSQKQMNNSVLCTKTPKSQSLIGGATLSPAIINNSPVKNVSYGHTFTKSTNISKVNNGANLNAMVAASTSSMQCHILSRVVSGPNKVSVHGKKSVNPVKGKNSQVQKNQSRPIKIIQQAGTAQKSESKTWPVANVTYKTASSFVESNTSKVIQKVGSPNKNQTLKVQKTERLVLQSPCGPVLLTTAPVATNLTKGPHYVQSGATPNLRYVQTYSAENQLSTVSQVSANQQLTAQILQSLSQPKLMGQSPAHISLKRNNILLSPQAIEEPLEIKPAKQKRIMYGDKSTLLTADDIVGTEERPNLSEELRRYSHQGLVFVMLDHTYALPVQKQPVVSSPTSVAITSTTTTVAVTLTTPPPIVSPMILSTPAPISPIKTSPALTSTFDLALTPVPTPPISVPIPVTSLPLSSITYKPQTQPNQDDDAASIISSIEGERRPPEQGGSDTETAPEGEEEGKTRCVCDFTHDDGYMICCDRCGEWQHVDCMGIDRNNIPDAYMCELCQPRTVDRRHARAIQLRKREELSALGASDSDSSECHRLPGQRRKRLLTVTTYTNTSGSCVTTYNSNVPVLPPLPQSSIPPLPQKRGPKRPKKAEMVKKITKRKLTEKRVKRKKEMMLNRNKYNSNVSNNQMHWRDLYEIAVTNHYSPELRAKIMKYSSKLGNTSNMASAITAHLCTTVPHAGGKILIATKDLKENTPIIELRGKYMLSNQHRPQLQNSARAGSQKPGPFVFFYRLPKDNTQICIDTRTYGNEARFVRRSCKPNAELQHCIVKGALHVYLATIGVIQSNTEITVGHDSDNSKQPCACGNPKHCKINGFSPLSLPPRKSMELPLREKRSRNRCYSSSSPLSPPLGSILTTPTKENPPPFKCEPPLIKQEKRSPIKHELPPMSPIKEPMLSPEYFEPIKSESDVKEEFHQEIDLTAKEEMKSDLDEPDFIKIEPKFEEKPKDIILSHTQVKPDDTVKLEKIQAKLEIFETKEEPILPTFYAKMEKLNESLEMKVEQLKKEEPVKEIPEKIEEPELEEPKEENTNMEDVTEEENLITKEVTAKSACHDRSARTSRTNCVNQDSFDDKTDDSQDKMPTTSKGKEKRKMTREERKMEAIMKAFERMERAEQRKQEVKERQKRRESDPHPHNFTEKEDDEDSHNSFKKRKRRRGRARTSSQSNRRRLNSADSDLVTSGDEAQPFSPPHEPCRNDPATPIHENKPQESIPDNLGLSSACLLVEAAVGSVESAFKQPKTKKTMANEWIGRSPERTPSPYNSPYRPSLVSTTSLESLVRVASTMIGDLSGGQDFHEDEQLQSPPLTPGKDRSRPPKKAKRVTRSTPAIETPEFPQNHSAKKRWLRQAISEESDSPCLDTFVSESPPNEMVTPLKKRRMARESLSCDQNPHDTCNDEVSPLMTSEDSPVKEDSLALARQYKRNIMDMYARDRTRSDSGQGSDDQCNIDHDVLNVKLGAHNTEHIRRIIGVPDDIPEVPKEEDIAVNNNNNLDVEETNNKVVPMEIDTTVITQSKIESNEVHTDIKYNDSPIEKVQSSQSADTSGNSSPQRDEMDDIQKKIHSFHTENILFLKSRNKKPPKEKRKKVNLNFDLNMVDDQISIQLRTDDTSNSEFNGDIHDDTNDEEMKISPENIPLPPVESIPLPALETIPLPEEINPMAIVPPPETIPLPEEPMKPLNQIETCPDSPKLEAVERPSVLDSAPFSPRFGSTGLFSGLFSNMPNSFKDSSINENIPNMSLIKSAIDRTTSLDASIFDKDSITPVDELKSVQEILTRVNNMDSNNSVLLSGVLKSSNKGGLLNAPVPSSSPARPAKPYCPRTNDPRLNPPPADKPKPVRRKLSITEYRKRHKGATASDEASAEGGELGLGPEWSSGSTNSSGSASLSPQRLEAAAAAAVDELEQRLHKDLGSHMPKGVFDAQPTASERQRENLSSRLRKEFGLALPDDEEARPATEPSDVVEVAKRCER encoded by the exons ATGTCAGCTACATCGGAATATGAACCTGTGGCCCGGCAA AATTACGGGCCAACCACCTCCAGTGATAGTATTTTTGAACACATCTTGGAATCCAAAGTAATTACTAAAATGGATGTACCAAGTATTCGCACTCCTGTTTTAAGGGCCATACCCTTGTCCAGTAATGATGGTGATCCAGAACCAGACTCCACTAACCATGAAAGTATTATCAAATCTGCACataaagaagaaaacaaaGAAGTCAATTATGACACAAATCAAAAGAGATGTGAAGAGGAAATGTCAGTAGATTCCCTTCCTAGAATAGTGAGAATTGAAGAAGCAAATCTAGAAAATGTGGGACATATTGCATATCCCATATTACAAGATGATGATACAGCtaatgttaattttgtagAAAATGCAACAACTATAATTCAAGCACCTCTCAATAGTGCTATTGTTCAGAATGTTACCAAATTGCCTCAAAACTTTACAATCAATATGGATGGTGCTGTTGGTAACATAGCATCTATTCAAAATGTTACCCAAGATGTAACAGGGAGCCAAACTTTATGGCTACCGACAATTTTAGCTACTAGTGCaccaacaaatattaaaaatgaagaaGACAGACCAGCCAGTGTGTCACAAATCATAATAACTAGTGAAAGTTATATGACTGACCCTAGCCCCAGAAGAGCTAATATAATAGAAGCCAATTATTCCAATCGCCCTAAGAACTCTAAAGTTCAGATCTTAAGTAACATATCGTTACCTAAAAACTCAAACTATACCCAACAATATATTGCCCAAACGAAGGATATAACAACACAAGTATATGGAACACAAAATCATGTTTACAAACTGAGTGCTAATGTTGTATCACAAAAGCAAATGAACAATTCAGTACTTTGTACTAAAACACCAAAAAGTCAGTCACTTATTGGTGGAGCAACACTATCACCTGCTATCATTAATAATAGCCCGgtcaaaaatgtttcttacgGGCATACTTTTACTAAGAGCACAAACATAAGTAAGGTAAATAATGGTGCTAATTTGAATGCAATGGTTGCTGCATCCACTAGTAGCATGCAGTGTCACATTTTATCTCGGGTGGTCTCTGGACCTAACAAAGTGTCAGTGCATGGGAAGAAATCAGTAAATCCTGTAAAGGGAAAAAACTCCCAAGTTCAAAAGAATCAATCAAgacctattaaaataatacagcaGGCTGGTACTGCTCAAAAATCTGAAAGCAAGACATGGCCTGTTGCCAATGTCACTTACAAGACTGCCTCGTCTTTTGTGGAATCAAATACTTCTAAAGTAATACAAAAGGTTGGTAGTCCTAACAAAAATCAAACTCTAAAAGTGCAGAAAACTGAGAGATTGGTGCTGCAATCACCTTGTGGGCCAGTATTGCTGACAACGGCTCCTGTGGCGACTAATCTGACCAAAGGACCTCATTATGTTCAGTCTGGTGCAACACCCAATCTCAGATATGTTCAGACATATAGTGCTGAGAACCAACTTTCCACCGTAAGCCAGGTGTCGGCTAACCAACAATTGACAGCTCAAATACTACAATCACTGTCACAACCAAAACTTATGGGACAGAGCCCCGCACATATTTCCTTGAAACGGAACAATATTCTATTGTCACCACAGGCTATTGAGGAACCTCTCGAGATAAAACCGGCAAAACAAAAAAGGATTATgta tggaGACAAGTCAACTTTACTCACAGCAGATGATATCGTTGGCACTGAAGAGAGACCTAACTTGTCTGAAGAGTTACGTCGGTATTCACATCAGGGATTAGTCTTTGTCATGTTGGATCATACATATGCATTGCCAGTACAAAAGCAACCAGTGGTTTCCTCACCAACGAGTGTGGCTATTACTTCTACCACAACCACAGTAGCCGTAACTCTTACTACTCCGCCACCTATTGTGTCACCAATGATATTGTCAACACCAGCGCCAATCAGTCCTATCAAAACTTCACCAGCTCTCACTAGCACATTTGACTTGGCCTTGACTCCAGTACCGACACCTCCAATCTCAGTTCCAATTCCAGTTACATCTTTGCCTTTAAGCTCTATAACCTATAAACCACAAACACAACCAAATCAAGACGATGATGCTGCATCTATTATTTCCTCTATTGAGGGGGAGAGGAGGCCACCCGAGCAAGGGGGGAGTGATACAGAGACTGCCCCTGAAGGCGAGGAAGAAGGGAAAACTAGGTGTGTTTGCGATTTTACCCATGACGATGGATACATGATATGTTGCGACCGATGTGGAGAATGGCAACATGTTGACTGTATGGGTATTGATAGAAACAACATACCTGATGCCTATATGTGTGAGCTCTGCCAGCCCCGCACTGTAGATCGTCGTCATGCTCGTGCCATACAGCTAAGAAAACGGGAAGAATTGAGCGCTCTCGGAGCATCGGATTCAGATTCTTCAGAATGTCATCGACTTCCAGGACAAAGACGAAAGAGGTTACTTACTGTAACAACGTATACCAACACCAGTGGCAGTTGTGTAACTacttataattcaaatgtCCCAGTATTACCGCCCTTACCGCAGTCGTCTATACCACCGTTGCCTCAAAAAAGGGGCCCAAAACGCCCTAAAAAGGCGGAAATggtgaaaaaaattacaaaaagaaaacttacGGAAAAACGCGTAAAACGTAAAAAGGAAATGATGCTAAACAGAAACAAATACAACTCAAATGTATCAAATAACCAAATGCATTGGCGAGACCTTTATGAAATTGCCGTGACTAATCATTACAGTCCTGAATTGCGAGCAAAGATAATGAAATACAGTAGTAAGCTTGGAAACACATCCAATATGGCTTCGGCAATCACTGCACATTTATGTACCACGGTACCACATGCAGGTGGCAAAATCTTAATAGCTACTAAAGACCTCAAAGAAAATACTCCAATAATCGAATTGAGGGGGAAATATATGCTTTCCAACCAGCACAGACCACAGTTGCAAAACTCTGCCAGGGCTGGAAGTCAGAAACCTGGCCCGTTTGTATTCTTTTACAGATTACCAAAAGACAACACTCAGATATGTATAGACACGAGAACGTATGGTAACGAAGCTAGATTTGTGCGCCGGTCTTGTAAGCCAAATGCAGAATTACAGCATTGTATTGTAAAAGGTGCTTTGCATGTATATTTGGCGACAATTGGCGTGATTCAGTCGAATACTGAAATTACTGTGGGCCATGACTCTGATAATAGTAAACAGCCGTGTGCATGTGGTAACCCTAagcattgtaaaataaatggttTCAGCCCTCTTTCCTTACCTCCTCGTAAGAGCATGGAGCTTCCCTTGAGAGAAAAACGTAGTCGAAACAGGTGCTATAGTTCGTCATCACCACTGTCTCCTCCTTTGGGATCTATTTTGACTACACCGACAAAAGAAAATCCACCACCGTTTAAGTGTGAGCCACCATTAATAAAGCAAGAAAAACGCTCACCTATAAAACACGAGTTACCACCAATGTCACCAATAAAAGAACCAATGCTGTCACCAGAATATTTTGAACCTATTAAGTCTGAATCTGATGTGAAAGAAGAGTTCCATCAAGAAATAGACTTAACAGCTAAAGAAGAAATGAAATCAGACTTGGATGAGccagattttattaaaattgaacctAAATTTGAAGAGAAGCCAAAAGATATTATTCTGTCACATACACAGGTTAAGCCAGATGATACAGTGAAACTTGAGAAAATTCAagcaaaattagaaatatttgaaacaaaagaagaacCGATTTTGCCTACATTTTATGCCAAAATGGAAAAGCTCAATGAGAGCTTAGAAATGAAAGTGgaacagttaaaaaaagaagaGCCAGTAAAAGAAATACCAGAAAAAATTGAGGAACCAGAGTTAGAGGAACCTAAAGAAGAAAATACTAACATGGAGGATGTCACAGAAGAagaaaatcttataactaaagaAGTAACAGCAAAATCAGCATGCCATGACCGCTCTGCAAGAACTAGCAGAACTAATTGTGTTAATCAAGACTCATTTGATGACAAAACTGATGATTCACAAGACAAAATGCCAACTACCAGCAAGGGAAAGGAAAAGAGGAAAATG ACGCGTGAAGAACGTAAAATGGAGGCTATAATGAAGGCATTTGAGAGAATGGAGAGGGCCGAACAAAGAAAACAAGAAGTGAAAGAAAGGCAAAAACGAAGGGAGTCTGACCCACATCCACACAATTTCACTGAAAAGGAAGACGATGAAGATTCACATAATAGCTTTAAAAAGAGAAAACG ACGCAGAGGTCGTGCTCGCACTTCTTCACAATCAAATAGAAGACGATTAAATTCAGCAGACAGTGATCTTGTAACTTCAGGAGATGAAGCCCAACCGTTCTCGCCGCCTCACGAACCTTGTAGAAATGATCCAGCCACGCCCATACATGAGAATAAACCCCAGGAATCTATACCAGat AATCTTGGATTGAGTTCAGCATGCTTACTAGTAGAAGCTGCCGTTGGTTCGGTTGAATCCGCGTTCAAACAGCcaaaaactaagaaaacaaTGGCCAATGAATGGATTGGTCGTTCGCCTGAGAGGACACCATCGCCTTACAACTCGCCATATCGGCCATCTCTAGTATCGACTACCTCTTTGGAAAGTTTGGTCAGAGTTGCCTCCACGATGATCGGCGATCTTAGCGGTGGACAAGATTTTCATGAAGATGAGCAGCTCCAGTCGCCACCACTGACGCCAGGGAAAGATAGAAGTAGACCTCCAAAGAAAGCGAAGAGAGTAACACGAAGTACACCGGCAATTGAAACGCCTGAATTCCCACAAAATCACAGCGCAAAGAAACGATGGTTGCGACAGGCTATCAGTGAAGAGAGCGATTCACCATGTCTTG ATACATTTGTTTCAGAATCTCCACCCAATGAAATGGTGACACCGTTGAAGAAACGAAGAATGGCCAGAGAATCTTTATCGTGTGACCAAAATCCACATGATACG tGTAACGATGAGGTTTCGCCACTAATGACATCTGAAGATTCACCGGTTAAGGAAGATTCGCTCGCTTTAGCTCGTCAATACAAGCGTAACATAATGGATATGTATGCACGAGATAGAACACGTTCTGATAGTGGGCAAGGTTCCGACGATCAATGCAATATCGATCACGATGTTCTTAATGTTAAATTGGGAGCGCACAACACTGAACATATCCGCCGGATTATTGGCGTTCCTGATGATATACCAGAAGTACCTAAAGAAGAGGACATAGCTgtcaacaataacaataatttagatGTAGaagaaacaaacaataaagttGTTCCAATGGAGATAGACACAACTGTGATAACGCAATCCAAAATAGAATCTAATGAAGTTCACActgatataaaatacaatgatAGTCCCATTGAGAAGGTACAAAGCTCACAATCGGCAGACACAAGTGGTAATTCATCACCGCAACGAGATGAAATGGATGATATTCAGAAGAAAATACATTCCTTTCACACAGAGAATATACTTTTTCTAAAAAGCAGAAATAAGAAACCACCAAAAGAGAAACGGAAGAAGGTGAATTTGAACTTTGATCTTAACATGGTTGATGATCAAATCAGTATTCAGTTGAGAACAGATGATACTAGTAATTCAGAATTCAACGGTGATATTCATGATGATACAAATGATGAGGAAATGAAGATATCACCTGAAAATATTCCTCTACCGCCTGTTGAATCAATACCATTACCGGCTCTAGAGACTATACCACTCCCGGAAGAAATAAATCCAATGGCCATAGTACCTCCTCCGGAAACCATACCACTTCCAGAAGAGCCAATGAAACCTCTTAACCAAATCGAAACATGCCCTGATTCGCCCAAGCTAGAAGCAGTCGAAAGGCCGTCCGTGCTAGATTCGGCACCGTTTTCCCCAAGATTTGGCTCGACCGGCCTTTTCTCCGGCCTCTTCAGTAATATGCCAAATTCATTCAAGGACTCGTCAATAAACGAGAATATACCAAATATGTCGTTAATAAAAAGTGCAATAGATAGGACTACAAGTTTAGACGCTAGTATATTCGATAAAGACAGTATAACTCCAGTGGACGAACTGAAAAGTGTTCAGGAGATACTGACGCGTGTGAATAATATGGACTCAAATAACAGTGTGTTGTTGTCGGGTGTGTTGAAGAGTTCGAATAAGGGCGGGCTGTTGAATGCGCCAGTGCCTTCATCTTCACCCGCCCGCCCTGCCAAGCCCTACTGCCCTCGCACCAATGATCCAAGGCTGAATCCTCCGCCTGCTGATAAACCCAAACCAGTTAGAAGAAAG